One Fimbriimonadia bacterium genomic window carries:
- the gcvT gene encoding glycine cleavage system aminomethyltransferase GcvT translates to MDIKRTPLHAEHLALGAKMVEFAGWEMPVQYEGVIQESLAVRRTAGMFDVSHMARLHFRGPAAFEYLEQMTANDVSKLVDGASQYSLLCYPDGGCVDDIILYRIGPEWFRMVVNAANHEKDVAWLTNHLRDGVSLEDETERTAMIAVQGPNAVPIVNRLAGEDLSEMSKFTGREFHIAGRAVFGARTGYTGEDGFELILGAEDASVVWRALLDAEVKPCGLAARDVLRLEAGLPLYGHELTKDINPIEAGLGWVVSKTKSFIGSESI, encoded by the coding sequence ATGGACATCAAACGCACACCGCTTCATGCAGAACACCTCGCCCTGGGCGCGAAGATGGTCGAGTTCGCGGGCTGGGAGATGCCCGTGCAGTACGAGGGCGTCATTCAGGAGTCCCTGGCGGTACGCCGCACTGCGGGCATGTTCGACGTGAGCCACATGGCGCGCCTGCACTTTCGGGGCCCTGCAGCCTTCGAGTACCTGGAACAGATGACCGCGAACGACGTCAGCAAGCTAGTGGACGGCGCCTCACAGTACTCCCTGCTCTGCTACCCGGACGGCGGGTGCGTGGATGACATAATCCTTTACCGCATCGGGCCCGAGTGGTTCCGCATGGTGGTGAACGCGGCGAACCACGAGAAGGACGTCGCGTGGCTGACGAACCACCTGCGCGACGGGGTGTCGCTGGAAGACGAAACCGAGCGGACCGCCATGATTGCCGTGCAAGGCCCGAATGCCGTGCCGATCGTCAATCGCCTAGCGGGCGAGGATCTGTCTGAAATGTCCAAGTTTACTGGGCGAGAGTTTCACATAGCTGGCCGAGCAGTCTTCGGTGCACGAACGGGGTACACCGGTGAGGATGGCTTCGAACTGATCCTAGGCGCGGAGGATGCGTCCGTCGTGTGGCGCGCCCTGCTGGATGCAGAGGTGAAGCCGTGCGGCCTTGCAGCGCGGGACGTGCTGCGGCTGGAAGCCGGGCTGCCGCTGTACGGGCACGAACTGACCAAGGACATCAACCCGATCGAGGCCGGACTGGGCTGGGTGGTGAGCAAGACGAAGAGCTTCATCGGCAGCGAGTCCATCAA
- a CDS encoding DUF488 domain-containing protein, translating to MVIYTIGFTQKSAEQFFGLIRNAGIRRVVDIRLNNTSQLAAFTKKDDLAFFLRELCGCDYVHEPLLAPTQDILDAFKKRKGDWGEYERSFLALMRSRQIEAAIPKSLFDRPTVLLCSEHTAEHCHRRLVAEYLANQWGGVDIVHL from the coding sequence GTGGTTATCTACACGATCGGTTTCACGCAGAAGTCCGCCGAGCAATTCTTCGGCCTCATTCGAAACGCAGGAATCCGACGAGTGGTTGACATCCGACTGAACAACACCTCGCAACTTGCAGCTTTCACCAAAAAAGACGACCTGGCATTCTTTCTCCGGGAGTTATGCGGATGCGACTACGTGCACGAACCGCTTTTGGCGCCCACTCAGGACATCCTGGACGCATTCAAGAAGCGCAAGGGCGATTGGGGCGAGTACGAGCGTAGCTTCCTCGCACTAATGCGGTCGAGGCAGATCGAGGCAGCAATTCCGAAGAGCCTCTTCGACCGACCCACGGTCCTCTTGTGCAGCGAGCACACGGCGGAACACTGCCATCGGCGGCTGGTGGCGGAGTACCTGGCCAATCAGTGGGGCGGAGTCGACATCGTGCACTTGTGA
- a CDS encoding DUF488 domain-containing protein, which yields MDRSVSHVDHSQPDMPTILTIGHSNHDIGRFCELLQEQGVVMLVDVRSQPFSRYAGQFNRDSLEGSLQSRGIGYEFMGDRLGGRPAESHFYDEAGRVRYGAMAESEWFRAGLERLIDLAGQARTAIMCGEGDPTECHRRLLVGRALQREGVRIVHILPNGTTQTEEELTASEQGGQASLFEEEEEWLSTRSVSRRSPPSNSSASFETQESDEWLTSD from the coding sequence ATGGACCGGAGCGTGAGCCACGTAGATCACTCGCAGCCAGATATGCCTACGATTCTTACCATCGGACACTCGAACCACGACATCGGGCGTTTCTGCGAACTGCTCCAGGAGCAGGGTGTCGTGATGCTCGTGGACGTGCGCTCGCAACCATTCTCGCGCTATGCCGGTCAGTTCAATCGCGATTCCCTAGAGGGCTCCCTGCAGTCACGCGGCATCGGATACGAGTTCATGGGCGACCGGTTGGGTGGAAGGCCCGCCGAAAGCCACTTCTACGACGAAGCTGGCCGCGTGCGCTACGGCGCGATGGCGGAGAGCGAGTGGTTTCGGGCCGGCTTGGAACGGCTGATTGACCTGGCGGGCCAGGCGCGAACCGCCATCATGTGTGGGGAAGGCGACCCGACCGAATGCCACCGGAGGCTGCTGGTCGGTCGCGCGCTGCAGCGCGAGGGTGTACGCATCGTGCACATCCTGCCCAACGGCACTACGCAGACTGAAGAAGAGCTGACGGCCAGCGAGCAGGGTGGACAGGCATCGCTCTTCGAGGAGGAGGAGGAGTGGTTATCTACACGATCGGTTTCACGCAGAAGTCCGCCGAGCAATTCTTCGGCCTCATTCGAAACGCAGGAATCCGACGAGTGGTTGACATCCGACTGA
- a CDS encoding LmeA family phospholipid-binding protein, whose translation MEKWLLALAIVIIGGRHAVRSFEVAAAEDIRSKLPEPKGRLELKVKPRYLLSFADGSMAEAAFFAKGIHTEGLPLFTEPTFSRAGHIETLTIRLRDSSITGLRVRDMWGEIPDCRYDWSYALTKKRIRLTESGVGKGRVEVSGAALAEYLLAKNPMLESLTIRLRDGRFEAEGTARFLATMSFRVEGEMEVEDGRRLNVVRASVTIGGRKLEPAAAQTFISRLNPVVDETADLKLYGALTICTLTLDEDLLVAEGDMRIPVRPSP comes from the coding sequence GTGGAGAAGTGGTTGCTTGCCTTGGCCATCGTGATCATCGGTGGCCGACACGCGGTCCGTTCGTTCGAGGTTGCCGCCGCCGAGGACATTCGCTCAAAGCTGCCGGAGCCAAAGGGACGGCTCGAACTCAAGGTGAAGCCGCGCTACCTGCTCTCCTTTGCCGACGGTTCGATGGCCGAGGCGGCGTTCTTCGCCAAGGGCATTCACACCGAGGGCCTGCCGCTCTTCACGGAGCCCACGTTCTCGCGGGCGGGGCACATCGAAACGCTGACGATTCGGTTACGCGACTCCAGCATCACGGGACTGCGGGTACGAGACATGTGGGGGGAGATCCCCGACTGCCGCTACGACTGGTCGTATGCGCTCACCAAGAAACGCATCCGCCTGACCGAGAGCGGCGTCGGGAAGGGCCGGGTGGAGGTGTCTGGGGCCGCGCTCGCGGAGTATCTGCTGGCCAAGAACCCTATGCTGGAGTCCCTCACGATCCGGTTGCGAGATGGGCGGTTCGAAGCCGAAGGGACGGCCCGCTTTCTGGCCACCATGAGCTTTCGGGTGGAAGGCGAGATGGAAGTGGAAGATGGAAGGCGGCTGAACGTGGTGCGGGCATCCGTCACCATCGGCGGTCGCAAGCTGGAGCCTGCTGCAGCACAGACGTTTATTTCCCGGCTGAACCCGGTAGTGGACGAGACTGCGGACCTAAAGCTGTACGGCGCGCTGACTATTTGCACGCTGACCTTAGACGAGGACCTGCTAGTTGCCGAAGGCGACATGCGCATCCCCGTGCGGCCCTCTCCTTGA
- a CDS encoding ABC transporter ATP-binding protein codes for MLSIRDLNVYYGAIQALNSVSLDVSEGEIVSIIGSNGAGKSTLLRTISGLVPARSGSISFQGRSLLEWSPDRIVSAGISHAPEGRRIFTNMSTLENLQMGAFTRKDDGIAEDLEFALNTFPRLRERLHQNAGTLSGGEQQMLAIGRALMARPKLMLLDEPSLGLAPTLVKEIFSIIGRLNEQGGTILLVEQNAHRALEIANRGYVLETGRVVLCDTGENLLKSPAVREAYLGGA; via the coding sequence GTGCTCTCCATTCGTGACCTGAACGTCTACTATGGCGCCATCCAGGCGCTGAACTCCGTTTCGCTGGACGTTTCCGAAGGCGAAATCGTGTCTATCATCGGCAGCAACGGCGCGGGCAAGAGCACTCTGCTCAGAACCATTTCCGGACTGGTGCCCGCACGTTCCGGGTCCATCTCGTTTCAGGGTCGCAGCCTCCTTGAATGGAGCCCCGACCGGATCGTGAGCGCCGGAATCAGCCACGCCCCCGAAGGTCGGCGCATCTTCACGAACATGTCTACCCTGGAAAACCTGCAGATGGGCGCGTTCACCCGCAAGGATGACGGCATTGCGGAGGATTTGGAGTTCGCGCTGAACACCTTCCCTCGCCTTAGGGAGAGGTTGCACCAGAACGCCGGCACGCTTTCGGGCGGTGAGCAGCAGATGCTAGCAATCGGGCGAGCGCTGATGGCCAGGCCCAAGCTGATGCTATTGGACGAGCCCTCGCTCGGTCTCGCCCCGACATTGGTGAAAGAGATATTCTCGATCATCGGGCGGCTAAACGAACAGGGCGGGACGATCCTCCTGGTCGAGCAGAACGCACACCGCGCGCTCGAGATTGCGAACCGTGGCTATGTGCTGGAAACCGGTCGCGTGGTGTTGTGCGACACGGGCGAGAACCTGCTGAAGAGCCCGGCGGTGCGGGAAGCTTATCTCGGCGGCGCCTAA
- a CDS encoding zf-HC2 domain-containing protein, translated as MNCSDFRDIVAAYVDHELGCRETELAESHVSVCPGCRKLAEECRETRDLVRDKRVIEPIPEGLWPRTLAALDKAVRVRARTRRIAFAAAGFAAVMALAAVSYEPLHRYISPGIVISQDGIVRDTVAPVVVKQTSHTGEAFALVRMHLNADVPPVNLSLVGGKLSQVAVYENPTIGVLTYQMRKGGELRYFISRTRFRLQEAAENWTIGETEVQAVCAPTHFVASWEDRGISYAVLGDRVPPDPKAVIGEFIDSLLR; from the coding sequence ATGAACTGCTCTGACTTCCGAGACATCGTAGCCGCATACGTGGACCACGAGTTGGGTTGCCGTGAGACTGAGCTCGCGGAGTCGCACGTCAGTGTCTGCCCCGGCTGCCGTAAGCTCGCCGAGGAATGCCGCGAGACGCGCGATCTGGTTCGCGACAAGCGAGTGATCGAGCCGATACCCGAGGGGTTGTGGCCGCGAACGCTCGCCGCTCTCGACAAGGCAGTGCGGGTCCGTGCGCGGACTCGGCGCATTGCGTTCGCCGCTGCGGGCTTCGCCGCGGTCATGGCGCTGGCAGCGGTTAGCTACGAGCCCCTCCATCGGTACATTAGCCCCGGGATCGTGATCAGCCAGGACGGGATTGTGCGCGACACGGTTGCACCCGTTGTGGTTAAGCAGACTTCACACACGGGTGAAGCCTTCGCCTTGGTTCGAATGCACCTAAACGCGGACGTTCCGCCTGTGAACCTCAGCTTGGTCGGTGGCAAGCTCAGCCAGGTCGCAGTGTATGAGAACCCGACCATCGGCGTGCTCACCTATCAGATGCGAAAGGGAGGCGAGTTGCGCTACTTCATCTCGCGCACGCGCTTCCGGCTCCAGGAGGCCGCGGAAAACTGGACCATCGGAGAGACCGAAGTGCAGGCCGTCTGCGCACCCACACACTTCGTGGCATCGTGGGAAGATCGCGGCATCTCCTATGCCGTTCTAGGCGATCGGGTGCCGCCCGACCCCAAGGCTGTCATCGGCGAGTTCATAGACAGCCTTCTTCGCTGA
- a CDS encoding sigma-70 family RNA polymerase sigma factor: MRLGWHHSEAERDEFERLLSPHTTGLYNAALRLARNPDDAADLFQEAILRAFRNFGTFREKLPGGQAFRSWVYRILTNCYINEYHRQGRRAKTVSMDATEGRGVADLPDNNISPALAAMEHWEFETIVRAIRNLPEEYKKALIYVDLQDLTYQEAADALSVPIGTVRSRVSRGRAELRRRLQDVLPDKESKEP; this comes from the coding sequence ATGAGGCTAGGTTGGCATCACTCCGAGGCTGAACGAGACGAGTTCGAAAGGCTCCTATCCCCGCACACAACGGGGTTGTACAACGCGGCCCTGAGACTTGCCAGGAACCCGGATGATGCCGCCGACCTGTTCCAGGAAGCCATCCTGCGAGCGTTCCGGAACTTCGGAACGTTTCGAGAAAAACTGCCGGGCGGACAGGCGTTTCGAAGCTGGGTGTATCGTATCTTGACCAACTGCTATATAAATGAATACCATCGGCAAGGTCGAAGAGCAAAAACAGTTTCGATGGACGCAACGGAGGGCCGAGGAGTGGCGGATCTGCCCGACAATAACATATCGCCGGCACTCGCCGCGATGGAGCACTGGGAATTCGAGACCATCGTTCGTGCCATCCGGAACCTGCCGGAGGAATACAAGAAGGCGCTGATCTACGTGGATTTGCAAGACTTGACGTATCAGGAAGCAGCGGACGCTCTCAGCGTTCCCATCGGCACCGTCCGTTCCAGGGTGTCGAGAGGGCGCGCCGAGCTGCGCCGCAGGCTTCAGGACGTCTTGCCTGACAAGGAAAGCAAAGAGCCATGA
- a CDS encoding biotin--[acetyl-CoA-carboxylase] ligase — protein MLPRELAVLRLRTVGSTQDVAVELVRKGWRQFDAVRADTQTSGRGRWGTDWYSGEGNLAISYILWGIRAPVQAGMIGLAAACSLAEVVEQATGAGCRVRLRWPNDVLVEKCKVAGVLVEVVADPESHPVVVLGVGLNVNAQGFPAELAGRACSIRHLCGKEVDVDGMEITFWDAFRSREPWDAARTVSEFRARDDSAGRQVQTPDGLTGIAIGITDLGYLRVRFPDGSEDDLPSSVVTLRAEGGALGR, from the coding sequence ATGCTTCCGCGGGAGCTCGCCGTGTTGCGACTGCGTACGGTCGGTTCTACCCAAGACGTCGCCGTGGAGTTGGTCCGCAAGGGCTGGCGGCAGTTCGATGCCGTCAGGGCCGACACCCAGACCTCCGGGCGTGGGCGATGGGGCACCGACTGGTATTCAGGTGAGGGCAATCTGGCCATCAGTTACATCCTTTGGGGTATTCGGGCTCCTGTTCAGGCTGGAATGATCGGACTTGCCGCGGCTTGTTCCTTGGCCGAGGTGGTCGAACAGGCGACTGGTGCGGGTTGCAGGGTCCGGTTGCGCTGGCCCAATGACGTATTGGTGGAGAAATGCAAGGTGGCCGGCGTGCTGGTCGAAGTAGTGGCCGACCCCGAAAGCCATCCGGTAGTAGTTCTGGGTGTTGGGTTAAATGTGAACGCTCAGGGGTTTCCGGCGGAGCTGGCCGGCCGCGCCTGCTCGATCCGGCACTTGTGCGGGAAGGAAGTTGACGTTGACGGAATGGAGATCACGTTTTGGGACGCATTCCGCAGCCGCGAACCGTGGGATGCGGCTCGGACCGTATCGGAGTTCCGGGCTCGCGACGACTCCGCTGGGCGGCAGGTGCAGACGCCCGATGGCCTCACGGGAATAGCGATAGGGATTACGGACTTAGGCTACTTGCGTGTGCGATTCCCTGACGGGAGCGAGGACGACTTGCCTTCGTCGGTCGTCACGCTACGGGCCGAAGGGGGGGCCTTAGGTCGGTGA
- the rodA gene encoding rod shape-determining protein RodA has product MVTDTSYRRMLKRVDWYLVLTTILLTIAGITAVYSAVLAEGSTVFKKHLLWVAIGMMGAVVFALVPPRFWVTHWRKLYVLAIAMLAVVLFAGVHIGGAQRWMEIGPLQFQPSELAKLLLIITLARLLAYRSSHSGALATFWLSLLHIAVPAALVFKQPDLGTALVFVGIWFGMCFIAGLPLKMLGLWLAAVAALFGIAWEQGIIRDYQKDRVVAFLDPTADPRGAGYQVLQARLAVGSGQLAGKGYLQGRQKEGAWIPVQETDFIFTVVGEEGGFMGSAILLGAYGLLMYRLWRAMIAASPALYRLIVAGVLSMWAYHVIVNVAMVIGLFPVVGVPLPLVSYGGTSTLVAFCSLGLVAGIRGREEEIVF; this is encoded by the coding sequence ATGGTGACCGATACCTCGTACCGTCGAATGCTGAAGCGCGTGGACTGGTACCTCGTGCTAACGACGATTCTTCTCACGATTGCCGGCATCACCGCGGTGTACTCGGCGGTGCTAGCCGAAGGTAGTACAGTGTTCAAAAAGCACCTGCTCTGGGTCGCCATCGGCATGATGGGGGCCGTCGTATTCGCGCTGGTGCCGCCGCGGTTCTGGGTAACCCACTGGCGGAAGCTGTACGTGCTGGCGATCGCGATGCTCGCTGTGGTTCTGTTCGCCGGCGTCCACATCGGTGGCGCACAGCGGTGGATGGAAATCGGTCCCCTGCAGTTCCAACCGTCGGAGCTCGCCAAACTGCTGCTGATCATCACTCTGGCCCGGCTGCTGGCCTATCGCTCCTCGCATTCGGGAGCGCTGGCGACGTTCTGGCTTTCCCTGCTGCACATCGCGGTTCCCGCTGCGTTGGTCTTCAAGCAGCCAGACCTAGGAACGGCTCTCGTGTTCGTAGGCATTTGGTTCGGGATGTGCTTCATCGCAGGACTTCCTCTGAAGATGCTGGGACTGTGGCTCGCAGCTGTGGCGGCCCTGTTCGGGATTGCGTGGGAACAGGGGATCATCCGGGACTACCAGAAGGACCGAGTCGTGGCCTTCCTCGACCCGACCGCAGATCCGCGAGGTGCTGGGTATCAAGTCCTTCAGGCACGTCTGGCCGTGGGCAGCGGTCAGTTGGCCGGCAAGGGCTATCTGCAGGGTCGCCAAAAGGAGGGAGCCTGGATCCCGGTGCAAGAGACCGACTTCATCTTCACGGTGGTGGGAGAAGAGGGCGGCTTCATGGGCAGTGCGATCCTACTCGGAGCCTACGGACTGCTCATGTACCGACTGTGGAGAGCGATGATTGCAGCAAGTCCTGCTCTGTACCGGTTGATCGTCGCGGGGGTGCTGAGCATGTGGGCCTACCATGTCATCGTGAACGTGGCCATGGTGATCGGGCTATTCCCGGTCGTCGGGGTGCCATTGCCGCTCGTAAGCTACGGAGGGACGAGCACACTGGTGGCTTTCTGCTCGCTCGGCCTGGTCGCCGGAATCAGGGGACGTGAAGAGGAGATCGTGTTCTGA
- a CDS encoding gamma-glutamyltransferase family protein, producing MTWQHTRGIVYARRGLACTSHPLASSAGLTVLHTGGSVFDAAIAVSAVLCVVEPSASHLGGDGFAVLFDASRSEVLAANGAGPSPAAGPLSPKHEERGAHAFTVPGLVRLWQRLHERYGRLPFASLLTDAIELAEKGCPVGRRWARAAAGHLGVLRSSKETCEQFLIEGQAPAEGTIVRQQNLAATLYDLASCGPGDFYDGRIGRKLVASLRSLGSAVTEQDLSGFDISLEPPLRIGYRGFDVCGQPPMSQGIVLLEALGILEGFAIARLEPGSADLIHLQVEAHKAAFADRLATLGDGSEVWTHLLSPKTLADRRRTIDPLRASGVGLGPGRAGTDTTSFCIADGEGNAISFIQSVFLPWGAAVVAPGLGILMNNRMNGFDPGEGPNSYAPGKRPVHTLNTYLALKNGRVAFLGGTPGGHVQVQTNLQVIQCIADFGMDAQEAAERPRWAYRTPGWLGRGDLTLDIEDKSDPSAVEQLRARGHPARSIPPWTHPSAVQVIRVAEDGVMSAGSDPRADGQAVGW from the coding sequence GTGACCTGGCAGCACACACGCGGGATCGTGTATGCCCGCCGCGGTTTGGCTTGCACTTCGCATCCCTTGGCTTCGTCGGCGGGCCTCACGGTGTTGCACACTGGAGGGTCCGTCTTCGACGCTGCCATCGCGGTGTCGGCTGTGCTGTGCGTGGTCGAACCGTCGGCGAGCCATTTGGGAGGCGATGGGTTTGCCGTGCTCTTCGATGCGTCACGGAGCGAAGTGCTGGCTGCAAACGGAGCGGGACCTTCGCCAGCTGCAGGTCCACTCTCGCCCAAACACGAGGAACGCGGAGCCCATGCTTTCACCGTGCCGGGGCTCGTAAGGCTGTGGCAACGACTTCACGAGCGATACGGTCGGTTACCGTTCGCATCGCTCCTTACCGATGCCATCGAACTTGCCGAGAAAGGCTGCCCGGTGGGGCGACGGTGGGCTCGGGCCGCAGCCGGGCACCTCGGCGTGCTGAGAAGCAGCAAGGAAACCTGCGAGCAGTTTCTGATTGAGGGGCAGGCACCGGCGGAAGGGACTATCGTTCGACAGCAGAACCTAGCTGCAACACTCTATGACTTGGCATCGTGCGGGCCAGGCGACTTCTACGACGGCCGGATCGGGCGGAAGTTAGTCGCAAGCCTTCGTTCGCTCGGCAGTGCCGTGACCGAACAAGACCTAAGCGGCTTCGACATATCGCTGGAGCCGCCACTACGAATCGGTTATAGGGGTTTCGATGTCTGCGGACAGCCCCCCATGTCGCAAGGCATCGTGTTGCTGGAAGCTCTGGGAATCCTCGAAGGGTTCGCGATAGCGAGACTGGAACCGGGGTCTGCAGACCTCATCCACCTGCAGGTAGAGGCGCACAAGGCTGCGTTCGCGGATCGCCTGGCGACCCTCGGCGATGGATCGGAAGTCTGGACGCACCTACTCTCTCCCAAGACCCTGGCCGACCGTCGCAGGACTATCGATCCACTCCGTGCATCCGGCGTTGGCCTTGGACCGGGTCGTGCAGGAACCGACACGACATCCTTCTGCATCGCGGACGGCGAGGGGAACGCGATCAGCTTCATCCAGAGTGTGTTTTTGCCCTGGGGCGCGGCGGTGGTGGCGCCGGGCCTCGGTATTCTGATGAACAACCGCATGAACGGCTTCGACCCTGGCGAGGGACCTAATTCCTATGCACCCGGCAAGCGCCCGGTGCACACACTGAACACCTATCTCGCGCTGAAAAATGGGCGAGTGGCCTTTCTCGGCGGCACCCCGGGTGGACACGTGCAGGTGCAGACCAATCTGCAGGTGATTCAGTGCATCGCAGACTTCGGAATGGATGCCCAGGAAGCAGCCGAGCGGCCGCGCTGGGCGTATCGGACGCCAGGGTGGTTAGGTCGCGGTGATCTGACGCTAGACATCGAGGACAAGAGCGACCCTTCTGCTGTAGAGCAACTTCGTGCGAGGGGCCATCCGGCCCGGAGCATCCCACCGTGGACGCACCCGAGTGCGGTGCAAGTGATCCGGGTTGCGGAAGACGGAGTTATGTCCGCGGGATCGGACCCTCGGGCAGATGGACAAGCAGTCGGATGGTGA
- a CDS encoding RidA family protein, protein MRHTVGTERAPAAIGPYSQAIKVSGTLLFTSGQIPLEPATGEMVSGDIAAQTTRVLENLKAVLEAGGASLADVVKTTIFLADMADFATVNEVYAEFFPTDPPARSTVQVAALPKGARVEIEAVAVVP, encoded by the coding sequence ATGCGACATACAGTTGGAACCGAGCGCGCGCCTGCGGCAATCGGACCCTATAGCCAGGCGATCAAGGTATCGGGAACGCTGCTCTTCACGTCGGGGCAAATCCCACTCGAACCGGCCACGGGCGAGATGGTTTCGGGAGACATCGCCGCGCAAACGACACGCGTGTTAGAAAACCTCAAAGCGGTTCTCGAAGCGGGCGGCGCCTCTCTTGCAGATGTCGTCAAGACTACCATCTTCCTCGCAGACATGGCGGACTTCGCCACTGTGAACGAAGTCTACGCCGAGTTTTTCCCTACCGACCCACCGGCTCGCTCCACCGTGCAGGTCGCTGCCCTGCCCAAGGGTGCACGTGTGGAGATTGAGGCGGTAGCTGTCGTTCCGTAG